The following are encoded in a window of Carboxydothermus pertinax genomic DNA:
- the folP gene encoding dihydropteroate synthase: MGILNVTPDSFSDGGRYYDIEAALNHARQMVAEGADIIDVGGESTRPGAEYVPAEEEIRRVLPVVEALVREIEVPISVDTYKAIVAEKVLEAGAHIINDVWGLQKDPKMAEVAARYEAPVVVMHNKTEAVYEDLIAEVISFLKESIKIGLRAGIPREKIIIDPGIGFGKSLEHNLILMKRLNELKSLGQPILLGTSRKSLIGKTLDLPVNERVEGTAATVTLGIAKGVDIIRVHDVKEMVRVAKMTDAMVR; encoded by the coding sequence ATGGGAATTTTAAATGTTACCCCCGATTCTTTTTCCGATGGTGGGCGCTACTATGATATTGAAGCGGCGTTAAATCATGCCAGGCAAATGGTAGCCGAAGGGGCTGATATTATTGATGTAGGAGGCGAGTCAACCCGGCCGGGAGCGGAGTATGTTCCAGCGGAGGAAGAGATCCGCCGGGTATTGCCGGTAGTGGAAGCCCTGGTACGGGAAATTGAAGTTCCGATTTCAGTGGATACTTATAAAGCTATTGTAGCGGAAAAAGTTTTAGAAGCGGGAGCTCATATTATTAATGATGTTTGGGGACTTCAGAAAGATCCCAAAATGGCCGAAGTTGCTGCCCGCTATGAGGCACCGGTGGTGGTGATGCATAACAAAACCGAAGCGGTGTATGAAGACTTGATAGCAGAAGTTATTAGCTTTTTAAAGGAAAGTATAAAAATAGGTCTTAGGGCCGGTATTCCACGGGAAAAAATAATAATTGATCCCGGGATTGGGTTTGGGAAGAGTTTAGAGCACAACTTAATTTTAATGAAACGTTTAAATGAATTAAAGAGCTTGGGGCAGCCAATTCTTCTTGGAACTTCCAGGAAATCATTAATTGGAAAAACCTTGGACTTACCGGTAAATGAACGGGTAGAAGGTACTGCTGCCACTGTTACTTTAGGTATTGCCAAAGGAGTAGATATTATCCGGGTTCATGACGTTAAAGAAATGGTGCGGGTGGCAAAAATGACTGATGCGATGGTGCGGTAG
- a CDS encoding HD domain-containing protein, producing MDRFWRIVRDEEVVRRINIIADLEKEREFCRHDVQHFLDVARILHILNYENNLELLQELVYITAFLHDLGRVEEYQKGLDHAKIGVEIARRILMTKELFTDDEIYLITGAIAGHRNSNSTGFAKLLYLADKLSRPCLSCKVLSKCHKGEEMLLLHQKMFY from the coding sequence ATGGATAGATTTTGGCGGATTGTTAGGGATGAAGAAGTAGTAAGGCGCATTAATATAATTGCTGATTTAGAAAAGGAAAGGGAGTTTTGCCGCCATGATGTTCAACACTTTTTAGACGTGGCCCGAATTTTACATATATTAAACTACGAAAATAACCTTGAGTTACTTCAAGAATTAGTTTATATCACCGCGTTTCTTCATGATCTAGGAAGGGTTGAGGAGTATCAAAAAGGATTAGATCATGCTAAAATTGGAGTGGAGATTGCTCGAAGAATTCTAATGACAAAAGAACTATTTACCGACGATGAGATTTACTTAATAACCGGTGCTATAGCTGGCCATCGGAATAGCAACTCAACTGGGTTTGCTAAGCTCTTATATCTTGCTGACAAGCTTTCCCGGCCCTGCCTTAGCTGTAAAGTTTTATCTAAATGTCATAAGGGAGAAGAGATGCTCTTACTTCACCAAAAGATGTTTTATTAA
- a CDS encoding formate--tetrahydrofolate ligase, with translation MKSDIEIAQEAKLEPIVKIAEKLGLTEDDIEMYGKYKAKIAAHVWDKIKDRPDGKLILVTAINPTPAGEGKTTTTVGLGDALNRLGKKTIIALREPSLGPSFGVKGGAAGGGYAQVVPMEDINLHFTGDLHAITTAHNLLAAMIDNHIHQGNELGIDPRRVVWRRVVDLNDRALRKVVIGLGGPAQGVPRETGFDITVASEIMAILCLASDLMDLKERFNRILIGYTYDQKPVYVRDLKAAGAMTVLMKDAIKPNLVQTLEHTPAFVHGGPFANIAHGTNSIQADKIALKLADYLVTEAGFGADLGAEKFFNVVCRFAGFKPSAVVIVATVRALKYNGGVPKVELNKENLEALERGFANLEKHIENIGKFGLPAVVAINRFPTDTDAELNKLKELIEASGAEFALSEVWAKGGEGGIELAQKVLKVIEEKPANFRFLYDLEMSIKQKIETIAREIYGADGVNFTAEAEKTLAKFEEMGFGNMPVIMAKTQYSLSDDPTKLGRPTGFTITVRELRASVGAGFIVAITGDIMTMPGLPKRPAAEVIDIDANGKITGLF, from the coding sequence ATGAAGAGCGATATCGAAATCGCCCAGGAGGCAAAACTTGAGCCCATAGTTAAGATTGCTGAAAAGCTGGGGCTTACCGAAGATGACATTGAGATGTATGGGAAGTACAAAGCCAAAATTGCAGCGCATGTTTGGGATAAGATTAAAGACCGCCCAGATGGTAAATTAATACTGGTCACTGCTATAAATCCTACCCCTGCTGGAGAAGGAAAGACCACAACCACTGTGGGTTTAGGTGATGCTTTAAACCGCTTAGGAAAGAAAACTATTATTGCTTTACGGGAACCTTCTTTAGGTCCTAGCTTTGGGGTAAAGGGTGGTGCTGCTGGGGGTGGTTATGCCCAGGTAGTGCCAATGGAAGACATTAACCTCCACTTTACTGGAGACCTGCACGCGATCACTACTGCTCATAACCTTTTAGCGGCAATGATCGATAATCACATCCACCAGGGAAACGAGTTGGGCATTGACCCGAGACGGGTGGTCTGGCGGAGAGTGGTGGACTTAAACGACCGGGCGTTAAGAAAAGTAGTTATCGGCCTTGGCGGACCGGCTCAAGGAGTACCCCGGGAGACAGGCTTTGACATTACTGTGGCGTCAGAAATTATGGCGATCCTTTGCCTTGCCTCCGACCTCATGGACTTAAAAGAAAGGTTTAATAGAATTTTAATTGGTTATACATACGACCAGAAGCCGGTATATGTCCGGGACTTGAAAGCTGCTGGAGCTATGACCGTATTAATGAAAGATGCCATTAAACCAAACTTAGTTCAGACTTTAGAACATACCCCAGCTTTTGTGCACGGTGGGCCCTTTGCCAACATTGCCCATGGCACCAACTCCATCCAGGCAGATAAGATTGCCTTAAAACTTGCTGATTACCTTGTAACCGAGGCAGGCTTTGGTGCTGACCTTGGCGCTGAAAAGTTCTTCAACGTTGTTTGCCGGTTTGCCGGCTTTAAGCCTTCAGCGGTAGTTATTGTGGCAACGGTGCGGGCGCTTAAATATAACGGAGGAGTACCGAAAGTAGAACTCAATAAAGAAAACTTGGAAGCTTTAGAAAGGGGTTTTGCTAACCTTGAAAAGCATATAGAAAATATTGGCAAGTTTGGGTTACCTGCAGTAGTAGCAATTAACCGCTTCCCCACTGATACCGATGCTGAGCTTAACAAACTTAAAGAGCTTATTGAAGCTTCGGGGGCGGAGTTTGCTCTCTCGGAAGTATGGGCTAAGGGTGGTGAAGGTGGTATTGAACTAGCCCAAAAAGTTCTTAAAGTAATTGAAGAAAAGCCGGCGAACTTCCGCTTCCTCTATGACTTAGAAATGTCAATTAAGCAAAAGATAGAAACCATTGCCCGGGAAATTTACGGCGCTGATGGGGTAAACTTCACTGCAGAAGCTGAAAAAACCCTGGCTAAATTTGAGGAAATGGGCTTTGGCAATATGCCGGTGATTATGGCCAAGACCCAGTACTCCTTATCCGATGACCCGACTAAGCTTGGAAGACCTACCGGCTTTACTATCACCGTCCGGGAGCTTCGGGCATCGGTGGGGGCTGGTTTCATTGTAGCGATTACCGGGGACATTATGACCATGCCCGGGCTTCCTAAGCGGCCAGCAGCGGAAGTTATTGACATTGATGCTAATGGTAAAATCACTGGGTTATTCTAA
- a CDS encoding thioesterase family protein produces MAGELKVGLEGRASTTVRPENTALSVKSGSLEVFATPMMIALMEEASVKAVEDFLNPGETTVGTKVEVSHLKATPLGAKVEAVARLVAIDGRRLTFLVEAFDEQGKIGEGRHERVCVNIEKFLGKLNSKEK; encoded by the coding sequence ATGGCGGGAGAACTTAAAGTTGGCTTGGAAGGGCGAGCAAGCACTACAGTTAGGCCTGAAAACACCGCTTTATCGGTAAAAAGCGGAAGTTTAGAGGTGTTTGCCACGCCAATGATGATAGCTTTAATGGAAGAAGCTTCGGTAAAGGCGGTGGAAGATTTTTTAAATCCCGGGGAAACTACCGTGGGAACAAAAGTGGAAGTAAGCCATTTAAAAGCAACTCCCCTGGGGGCTAAAGTAGAAGCTGTGGCCAGATTGGTTGCTATAGACGGACGCCGACTTACTTTTTTAGTTGAGGCTTTTGATGAGCAGGGGAAAATTGGGGAAGGACGGCACGAGAGAGTATGCGTAAATATTGAAAAATTTTTGGGGAAACTAAATTCAAAAGAAAAATAA
- a CDS encoding GrdX family protein, with product MIVITNNPKVKEYIQKYQLNKRFSLLWVDGFTEDVLEKVRDLCHFGHKLLTHPLTGSIKPNQTPYKTVVVDHLEQEIDFNSILIAENSYFKTLELLTKRPRPKETELFLDDFAVIDLDFFKSFLTSLGLII from the coding sequence ATGATCGTGATTACAAACAACCCAAAAGTAAAAGAATATATACAAAAGTACCAGCTTAATAAAAGATTTTCCCTTTTATGGGTAGATGGCTTTACCGAGGACGTCCTGGAAAAAGTTCGCGACCTCTGTCATTTCGGCCATAAACTTTTAACCCATCCTTTAACAGGAAGTATTAAACCCAACCAAACCCCTTATAAAACTGTAGTTGTAGATCACCTAGAGCAAGAGATAGATTTTAACTCCATCTTAATAGCTGAAAACAGTTATTTTAAAACACTAGAACTTTTAACCAAACGCCCTCGCCCTAAGGAGACAGAGCTATTTTTAGATGACTTTGCTGTCATAGACCTGGACTTTTTTAAAAGTTTTTTGACCAGCCTGGGTCTTATTATATAA
- the trxB gene encoding thioredoxin-disulfide reductase produces MERYDVIIIGAGPAGLSAALYSARSKLSTLYIEKLSTGGQAATTDEIENYPGFARGIPGPDLTQQMEQQAQRFGAKKLNAEVKAIELQGDDRIVKTTKGDLIAKVVIIASGAAPKLLGCPGELEFRARGVSYCATCDAAFYEGANVMVVGGGDSAVEEACYLTKFAEKVTLVHRRDTLRATKVLQERAFANEKLEILWNTVVEEIIGTDVVEKVRLKNVVTGEVFEKEIDGIFIYVGLEPNTEFVKSLVTLDERGYIITDENMRTNIPGVYAAGDVRQKLLRQVVTAAADGAIAAYHAEKYLEECIK; encoded by the coding sequence ATGGAAAGATATGACGTGATTATCATCGGGGCAGGTCCAGCAGGATTGTCTGCTGCTCTCTACAGCGCCCGGAGTAAGCTTTCCACCCTTTATATCGAAAAGCTTTCTACCGGCGGTCAAGCTGCCACTACCGATGAGATTGAAAATTACCCCGGTTTTGCCCGCGGCATTCCAGGACCAGACTTAACCCAGCAAATGGAACAGCAAGCTCAAAGATTTGGCGCCAAAAAACTTAATGCAGAAGTCAAGGCCATAGAACTTCAAGGAGATGACCGGATTGTCAAAACCACTAAAGGCGATTTAATTGCGAAAGTTGTTATTATCGCTTCCGGTGCCGCACCTAAACTTCTCGGTTGTCCGGGTGAGTTAGAATTTAGAGCTCGCGGGGTCTCCTACTGTGCCACCTGTGACGCTGCCTTTTACGAAGGCGCTAACGTCATGGTCGTAGGCGGCGGCGACTCAGCAGTAGAAGAAGCCTGCTACCTCACCAAGTTTGCTGAAAAAGTAACTCTCGTCCATCGCCGCGATACCTTGAGAGCCACCAAAGTTCTCCAGGAAAGGGCTTTTGCTAACGAAAAACTGGAAATTCTCTGGAATACCGTAGTTGAAGAAATTATTGGTACCGATGTAGTTGAAAAAGTCCGCCTTAAAAATGTCGTCACCGGCGAAGTTTTTGAAAAAGAAATTGACGGCATTTTTATCTATGTCGGCCTTGAACCCAACACCGAATTTGTCAAAAGCTTAGTAACCTTAGACGAACGCGGGTATATTATTACCGATGAAAATATGCGCACTAATATCCCGGGAGTCTATGCTGCCGGAGATGTCCGGCAAAAACTTTTACGGCAGGTGGTTACTGCGGCTGCTGACGGGGCCATTGCCGCCTATCATGCGGAAAAATATCTTGAAGAATGCATCAAGTAA
- a CDS encoding thioredoxin family protein: MAGNLIEVNKDNFEEEVLKSELPVLVDFWGPRCVPCMGLMPVVEELAEIYAGKMKFTKLNTAENRRLAIQLKVMSLPTFQFYKNGELVDQLQGNFGRAEIEEKIRAIIG, encoded by the coding sequence ATGGCAGGCAACTTAATTGAAGTAAACAAAGACAATTTTGAAGAGGAGGTTTTAAAAAGCGAGCTTCCGGTCCTGGTGGACTTCTGGGGCCCCCGGTGTGTACCCTGCATGGGCTTAATGCCAGTAGTCGAAGAATTGGCTGAAATCTATGCGGGCAAAATGAAGTTTACCAAATTAAACACTGCCGAAAACCGGAGGCTGGCTATTCAGCTCAAAGTTATGAGCCTTCCTACCTTCCAGTTTTACAAAAACGGAGAGCTTGTAGATCAACTACAGGGCAACTTTGGCCGCGCAGAAATTGAAGAAAAAATTCGTGCCATTATCGGCTAA
- a CDS encoding glycine/sarcosine/betaine reductase component B subunit, producing MRLTLGKIQIKGVEFGPNTKVENGILYVNKDELTALLKEDNQISSVELFLARPGESVRIVPVKDVIEPRVKVEGPGNIFPGFLGKIEMVGSGRTHVLKGAAVITTGKIVGFQEGIIDMTGPGAKYTPFSKTYNIVVKVEPVEGLSQHEHERVVRLAGFKAAAYLGEAGRNVAPDEEVTYEVAPLLEAANKYPGLPKVAYVYMLQTQGLLHDTYVYGVDAKRILPTLISPTEVFDGAIVSGNCVSACDKNTTYVHMNNPVIEELFARHGKDINFVGVIITNENVTLTDKERSSSYTAKLAEMLGIDAAIISEEGFGNPDADLVMNCRKLEQKGIKTVLITDEYAGRDGSSQSLADITPEANAVVTAGNANETIVLPKLDTVIGHVEVVDVIAGGFAGSLRSDGSIEVEIQAITGATSEVGFNQLTAKGY from the coding sequence ATGCGGCTTACCCTTGGCAAGATTCAAATTAAAGGGGTTGAGTTTGGCCCTAATACAAAAGTTGAAAACGGAATTTTATATGTTAACAAAGATGAGCTCACCGCCCTTTTAAAAGAAGATAACCAAATTAGCTCGGTCGAACTGTTTTTAGCCCGCCCGGGAGAATCGGTCAGGATTGTACCGGTAAAAGATGTAATCGAGCCCCGGGTTAAAGTAGAAGGCCCTGGCAATATCTTTCCCGGCTTTTTAGGGAAAATAGAGATGGTGGGTAGCGGCCGGACCCATGTTTTAAAAGGCGCGGCAGTAATTACCACTGGTAAAATTGTAGGTTTCCAGGAAGGTATTATCGATATGACCGGTCCTGGAGCGAAATACACTCCTTTTTCGAAAACTTATAACATCGTTGTTAAAGTCGAACCGGTGGAAGGACTGTCCCAGCACGAACATGAAAGGGTTGTCCGGTTAGCAGGTTTTAAAGCTGCCGCGTACCTGGGTGAAGCCGGTAGAAATGTAGCTCCCGATGAAGAAGTCACCTATGAAGTAGCCCCCTTACTCGAAGCCGCAAATAAATACCCGGGTCTACCGAAAGTAGCTTATGTCTACATGCTCCAAACCCAGGGGCTTTTACACGACACATATGTTTATGGTGTTGATGCTAAAAGGATTCTCCCTACTCTTATCTCCCCCACCGAAGTTTTCGACGGAGCAATTGTCAGCGGTAACTGTGTTTCCGCCTGTGACAAAAACACTACTTACGTGCACATGAATAACCCTGTAATTGAAGAATTATTTGCCCGCCACGGCAAAGATATAAACTTTGTGGGCGTCATCATTACCAACGAAAACGTTACCTTAACCGATAAAGAGCGTTCCTCCAGCTACACCGCTAAGCTTGCTGAAATGCTCGGCATTGATGCGGCAATTATCTCCGAAGAAGGCTTTGGTAACCCTGACGCTGACCTGGTAATGAACTGCCGAAAATTAGAACAAAAAGGCATTAAAACGGTCCTTATCACCGACGAATACGCCGGTAGAGACGGCAGCTCCCAATCGCTGGCCGATATCACTCCCGAAGCCAATGCCGTGGTTACCGCCGGTAACGCTAACGAAACCATTGTTCTGCCCAAGCTGGATACCGTAATCGGTCATGTGGAAGTTGTTGATGTCATTGCCGGAGGCTTTGCCGGTTCCTTACGGTCCGACGGCAGCATCGAAGTGGAAATTCAGGCAATCACCGGCGCCACCTCAGAAGTTGGCTTTAACCAATTAACCGCAAAAGGATATTAA
- the grdA gene encoding glycine/sarcosine/betaine reductase complex selenoprotein A, which yields MAILAGKKVIAVGDRDGVPGPAIAECAKSAGAEVVFATTECFVUTAAGTMDLQNQARIKELAEELGGENIVVLLGAAEPDTASLAAETVTLGDPTYAGPLAGVSLGLRVYHILEPEIKAEIDPAVYEEQAAMMEMVLDVNALAAEVSKMREEGSKF from the coding sequence ATGGCAATTTTGGCTGGTAAAAAAGTCATAGCGGTAGGTGACCGTGACGGCGTTCCCGGTCCCGCAATTGCAGAATGTGCCAAGAGTGCCGGAGCAGAAGTGGTGTTTGCCACTACCGAGTGCTTCGTCTGAACTGCTGCCGGTACTATGGACCTGCAAAACCAAGCCCGGATTAAAGAATTAGCGGAAGAATTAGGCGGTGAAAATATTGTTGTTCTTTTAGGAGCAGCTGAACCGGACACCGCCTCTTTAGCTGCTGAAACTGTTACTCTGGGCGATCCTACCTATGCAGGTCCTTTAGCAGGGGTCTCGTTGGGACTCCGGGTCTACCACATTTTAGAGCCCGAAATTAAAGCCGAAATCGATCCGGCTGTTTATGAAGAGCAGGCCGCTATGATGGAAATGGTATTAGATGTAAATGCTTTGGCCGCCGAAGTTTCCAAAATGAGAGAAGAAGGTAGCAAGTTTTAG
- the grdB gene encoding glycine reductase complex selenoprotein B, whose amino-acid sequence MSKFRVIHYLNQFFGQIGGEDKADIAPLKKDGPVGPGTALNGAFKGEAEVVGTVICGDSYFAENMEEALRQIIAMIKEYNPDLVVAGPAFNAGRYGTACGAVAEAVVKNLGIPAVTGMYPENPGTDMYKKSVYIIATADSAIGMRNAIPKMAALGLKLLKKEEIGTPEQEGYIARGIRKNYFAQERGAKRAVDMLVAKIKGESFTTELPMPAFDRVSPNPAIKDLSQATIALVTSGGIVPKGNPDRIESSSASKFGKYSLAGVKNLTSDTFETAHGGYDPVYANQDADRVLPVDVLREIEAEGKIGKLHDYYYATVGNGTSVANAAKFGQAIAADLKASGVDAVILTSTUGTCTRCGAAMVKEIERAGIPVVHMCTIVPISKTVGANRIVPTIAIPHPLGNPTLPADEEKALRRKLVEKALRALTTEVEGQTVFE is encoded by the coding sequence GTGTCCAAATTCCGCGTTATCCACTATTTAAACCAGTTTTTTGGGCAAATAGGCGGCGAAGATAAAGCAGATATTGCTCCGCTCAAAAAAGACGGTCCCGTAGGCCCTGGTACCGCTTTAAATGGTGCATTTAAAGGAGAAGCGGAAGTTGTCGGTACCGTTATCTGCGGTGACAGCTATTTTGCCGAAAACATGGAAGAGGCTCTTAGGCAAATCATCGCAATGATCAAGGAATATAATCCTGACTTAGTGGTCGCCGGACCTGCTTTTAACGCCGGCCGCTACGGTACCGCCTGCGGTGCGGTTGCCGAAGCAGTGGTAAAAAATCTTGGTATTCCTGCCGTAACCGGTATGTATCCTGAAAACCCCGGTACCGACATGTATAAGAAGTCTGTTTATATCATTGCTACCGCCGATTCAGCCATTGGTATGCGAAACGCTATTCCTAAAATGGCCGCTTTAGGTTTAAAACTCCTAAAGAAAGAAGAAATCGGTACCCCAGAGCAAGAAGGCTACATTGCCAGGGGTATTAGGAAAAATTATTTTGCCCAGGAGCGAGGAGCTAAGCGGGCAGTAGACATGCTAGTAGCCAAAATTAAAGGCGAAAGCTTTACTACCGAACTTCCTATGCCGGCTTTTGACCGGGTTTCTCCCAATCCCGCCATAAAAGACCTTAGCCAAGCTACCATAGCTTTGGTAACCTCCGGAGGTATTGTTCCCAAGGGCAATCCCGACCGGATTGAATCGTCGTCAGCTTCAAAGTTCGGTAAATACTCTCTCGCTGGCGTAAAAAATTTAACCAGCGATACCTTTGAGACCGCCCATGGCGGCTATGATCCGGTTTACGCCAATCAAGACGCCGACAGAGTTTTACCGGTCGACGTTTTAAGGGAAATAGAAGCAGAAGGCAAAATCGGAAAGCTGCACGATTACTACTATGCTACCGTTGGTAACGGTACTTCTGTGGCCAATGCTGCTAAATTCGGTCAGGCCATTGCTGCTGATTTAAAAGCTTCCGGAGTAGATGCGGTCATTCTTACCTCCACCTGAGGTACCTGCACTCGCTGCGGTGCAGCGATGGTCAAGGAAATTGAACGGGCCGGTATTCCCGTAGTTCACATGTGCACCATCGTTCCCATCAGTAAAACCGTGGGTGCTAACCGGATAGTCCCAACAATAGCAATTCCGCATCCTCTGGGCAACCCTACCCTTCCAGCAGATGAGGAAAAAGCTTTAAGAAGAAAACTTGTGGAAAAAGCATTAAGGGCTCTTACCACCGAAGTGGAAGGACAAACGGTATTTGAATAA
- the grdC gene encoding glycine/sarcosine/betaine reductase complex component C subunit beta — MPVLKGVGQCLIHAPNILYHNGTTQTVERLKNPDSEYLKNLPEHLRKYNDALAYAPNQAYIGNIGLEELKTIPRPWYTNPINETSRFGKYGEIMPEDEFYGLLKIADAFDLVILEESFQEEVKEKLAKHKLINEQLLARLTNAKPPGEIEKLVASHTAEGLYLGQKLVGCVRQAHEIDENLSAHIMLENLVVKASGILAVLHLLANTGINPAKVDYIIECSEEACGDMNQRGGGNFAKAIGEIAGLVNANGSDVRGFCAGPTHALLHAASLIEAGTFKNVIVVGGGAVAKLGMNGKDHVNKGMPVLEDMLGAFAVLVSENDGVNPIIRLDVIGKHNIGSGASPQQVMKALVSEPLAKLGRKITEIDYYSVEMQNPELTEPAGAGNVPEANYKMIGALAVMAGEIGRADIPKFVEKHGLPGFAPTQGHIPSGVPALGFFRDALLEGKISSAMVIGKGSLFLARMTNLFDGLSLLIEKNPGKVEKTTDFTKETVREMVAEYLREMAKGLLS; from the coding sequence ATGCCAGTCTTAAAAGGTGTTGGCCAGTGCCTCATTCATGCTCCTAACATCTTATACCACAACGGAACCACCCAGACGGTTGAAAGGCTAAAAAACCCCGATTCGGAATACCTGAAAAACCTTCCCGAACATTTACGGAAGTATAACGATGCTTTAGCTTACGCCCCAAACCAGGCTTACATCGGTAATATCGGTCTTGAGGAGTTAAAAACCATTCCCCGCCCCTGGTACACAAACCCCATTAATGAAACTTCTCGTTTTGGTAAGTACGGCGAAATCATGCCGGAAGACGAATTTTACGGACTCTTAAAAATAGCCGACGCCTTTGACCTCGTTATCCTGGAAGAAAGTTTTCAGGAAGAAGTCAAAGAAAAACTTGCCAAACATAAGCTAATAAACGAACAACTGCTTGCCCGCCTTACAAACGCCAAACCCCCGGGAGAAATTGAAAAGTTAGTAGCCTCCCATACTGCTGAAGGACTGTACCTTGGGCAAAAACTAGTAGGTTGCGTGCGGCAGGCCCATGAAATTGACGAAAACTTATCGGCCCATATTATGTTAGAAAACCTTGTGGTAAAAGCATCGGGTATTTTAGCAGTCCTCCATCTTTTAGCCAATACCGGAATTAATCCAGCGAAAGTAGATTACATTATTGAATGTTCCGAAGAAGCCTGCGGTGACATGAACCAAAGAGGTGGCGGTAACTTTGCTAAAGCTATTGGTGAAATTGCCGGTTTGGTAAACGCCAACGGCTCCGACGTGCGCGGCTTTTGCGCTGGCCCTACCCATGCTCTCTTACACGCTGCCTCCTTAATTGAAGCCGGCACTTTTAAAAACGTCATCGTGGTGGGTGGCGGTGCCGTTGCCAAACTCGGAATGAACGGCAAGGACCACGTCAACAAAGGAATGCCGGTTTTAGAAGACATGCTGGGAGCTTTTGCGGTGTTAGTCTCGGAAAACGACGGCGTAAATCCCATCATTCGTTTAGACGTTATCGGAAAACACAATATCGGTAGCGGCGCTTCTCCGCAACAGGTAATGAAAGCCTTGGTTTCCGAACCCCTGGCAAAGCTTGGACGGAAGATTACCGAAATTGACTACTATTCCGTAGAAATGCAAAACCCCGAACTTACCGAACCGGCCGGCGCCGGCAACGTACCGGAAGCAAACTACAAGATGATTGGCGCTCTGGCGGTTATGGCCGGAGAGATTGGCCGGGCCGATATACCCAAGTTCGTGGAAAAACACGGATTACCCGGCTTTGCTCCCACTCAAGGTCACATTCCTTCCGGAGTCCCGGCCCTTGGGTTCTTTAGAGATGCACTCTTAGAAGGTAAGATTTCTTCGGCTATGGTTATCGGTAAAGGTAGTTTATTCCTGGCCCGAATGACCAACCTGTTTGACGGTTTGTCGCTTTTAATTGAGAAGAACCCCGGTAAGGTCGAAAAAACTACCGACTTTACTAAGGAAACCGTTCGGGAAATGGTCGCGGAGTATTTACGGGAAATGGCTAAAGGCCTTCTTTCCTAA